The following proteins are co-located in the Dyadobacter chenwenxiniae genome:
- a CDS encoding GAF domain-containing protein, with translation MKVKILDFSGLQTQELDVDAAISFMPFIRFVARRAAEETTPKAVFYNQILACFQQYNIPATDIPIEDIGQYERFLEHIYSSVSPVLALEKEVVWALSFPLNPKIFYGTDLFYEMLAQKPLDDGNIDTKSPAEFAKERLRVIYALIMQRLYDFQVPSKIQQYYTWTNPETGLLRYFEVFVNTDFVEITPKSELPVLDFSELYARFSEENGHLLLENVLPLSLFKFRGFSVLTVSDITSRTAVENIRKIRLNRIPGQEAERYHNIIHSLKTLVQNNRIEFDMFPFVRVNKRAVYGYETAGTGIMFRVWGQDRLTPEAFSKQAESYAAKPISFYSPDISGIKEMQIAFLEPFRKEGVRSLALLPVFFDEILVGVLCMHTWQDEVFDEKTLSMLEPAFEPVGQLLQIYIDEFNLELENIIKEKFTSIQPSVQWKFNEAAWHYLHRKKRKLPVETEPITFQKVYPLYGAIDIRNSTLERNAAITKDLNTHLTLLSNALATLQRWDNSSLMQEFSYTCKKWQGALESEAWSSAGENNLNQFLNLESRDYLSHLADQHPETNPIIAAYLNATQLETGEVFSNRRAFEASMKMINDAVNNYFEIEKDKLQQPFPCYFEKFRTDGVEYDIYIGQSISPEKPFNNFHLKNLRLWQLSSMIAIAKTTKALLTDMPKALSTTQLIFIHNHMIDISFRADERKFDVEGAYNIRYQMIKKRIDKVHIRNTNQRLTQPDKIALIFLNDRDIEDYLPFIRFLQETNALTSETERLELEDLQGLSGLHALRLGIVYEQTIIPL, from the coding sequence ATGAAAGTAAAAATACTGGACTTTTCCGGGCTTCAGACACAGGAACTGGATGTAGACGCCGCCATTTCGTTTATGCCGTTTATCAGGTTTGTGGCCCGACGCGCCGCCGAAGAAACCACGCCTAAAGCAGTTTTTTACAATCAGATCCTGGCCTGTTTCCAGCAGTACAACATTCCCGCAACGGACATTCCGATCGAAGATATCGGCCAGTATGAACGGTTTTTGGAACATATATACTCAAGTGTGTCACCGGTGCTCGCATTGGAGAAGGAAGTTGTATGGGCCCTCAGCTTTCCGTTAAACCCGAAAATTTTCTACGGGACCGACCTGTTCTATGAAATGCTGGCGCAGAAACCTTTGGACGATGGGAATATCGACACAAAATCGCCCGCTGAATTTGCCAAAGAGCGGCTGCGTGTCATTTACGCGCTGATCATGCAGCGACTCTACGATTTCCAGGTGCCTTCAAAAATTCAGCAGTATTATACCTGGACAAACCCGGAGACCGGCCTTTTACGCTATTTTGAGGTTTTCGTAAACACCGATTTCGTAGAAATCACGCCCAAAAGCGAATTGCCAGTACTCGATTTCAGCGAGCTATATGCAAGATTCAGTGAAGAAAACGGTCACTTGCTGCTGGAAAACGTGCTGCCGCTGAGCTTATTTAAATTCCGGGGTTTTTCGGTGCTGACCGTTTCTGACATTACCAGTAGAACAGCCGTTGAAAATATCAGAAAAATAAGGCTCAACCGCATTCCAGGGCAGGAAGCGGAGCGCTATCACAACATTATCCATTCGCTCAAAACGCTCGTACAGAATAATCGGATCGAGTTTGATATGTTCCCTTTTGTGCGGGTTAATAAGCGGGCAGTTTATGGCTACGAAACCGCAGGGACGGGTATCATGTTCAGGGTCTGGGGCCAGGACCGGCTGACACCGGAAGCGTTTTCCAAGCAAGCTGAGAGTTATGCAGCCAAACCCATTTCATTTTATTCCCCGGATATCAGCGGCATAAAGGAGATGCAAATTGCCTTTCTCGAACCTTTCAGGAAGGAAGGCGTTCGTTCGCTGGCTTTGCTGCCCGTCTTTTTTGACGAAATCCTGGTTGGCGTTTTATGCATGCACACCTGGCAAGACGAGGTTTTTGATGAAAAGACATTGTCTATGCTCGAGCCGGCATTTGAGCCGGTTGGCCAGCTTCTGCAAATTTATATCGATGAGTTCAATCTGGAACTGGAAAACATTATTAAGGAAAAATTTACGTCCATTCAACCGTCTGTACAGTGGAAATTTAATGAGGCAGCCTGGCATTATTTGCATAGGAAAAAGAGGAAACTGCCGGTAGAGACGGAGCCGATCACTTTTCAAAAAGTATATCCCCTTTATGGCGCGATCGACATCAGAAATTCGACGCTGGAAAGAAATGCAGCCATTACCAAAGACCTTAATACACACCTTACATTGCTAAGCAACGCCCTCGCAACATTACAGCGATGGGACAATTCGTCACTTATGCAAGAATTTTCCTACACGTGCAAAAAGTGGCAGGGCGCATTGGAATCCGAGGCGTGGAGCAGCGCAGGAGAAAATAACCTGAACCAATTTTTAAATCTCGAAAGTCGGGATTACCTGTCGCATTTAGCCGACCAGCACCCCGAAACCAATCCGATCATTGCAGCGTATTTGAATGCCACGCAGTTGGAAACCGGTGAGGTTTTCAGTAACCGCCGTGCATTTGAGGCGTCTATGAAAATGATCAACGATGCTGTAAACAACTATTTTGAAATTGAAAAAGATAAGTTGCAACAGCCGTTTCCATGTTACTTCGAGAAATTCAGGACGGACGGTGTGGAGTATGACATTTACATCGGGCAATCCATAAGTCCCGAAAAGCCATTTAACAATTTTCACCTTAAAAATTTGAGATTGTGGCAATTGTCTTCCATGATCGCGATTGCGAAAACGACGAAAGCGCTTTTAACAGATATGCCAAAAGCGCTTTCGACAACGCAGCTCATTTTTATCCATAACCACATGATCGACATTAGTTTTCGTGCAGACGAACGAAAATTTGATGTTGAAGGCGCGTATAACATTCGCTATCAAATGATTAAAAAGCGAATCGACAAAGTGCATATCCGCAATACCAACCAACGACTTACCCAGCCGGACAAAATTGCGTTGATATTCCTCAACGATAGGGACATTGAAGATTACCTGCCGTTTATCCGCTTTTTACAGGAAACAAATGCACTCACTTCCGAAACGGAACGCCTGGAACTGGAAGATCTGCAAGGATTGAGCGGGCTTCATGCATTAAGGCTGGGGATTGTGTACGAACAGACCATTATCCCGCTTTGA
- a CDS encoding ATP-binding cassette domain-containing protein, whose translation MSQEFIEIRGARENNLKNVSLRIPKRKITIFTGVSGSGKSSIVFDTIATEAQRQLNENFSMFIRNFLPKYAQPHADAIENLSMAIVVDQRRLGGNSHSTLGTITDISPVLRLLFSRIGHPHIGNSNAFSFNDPQGMCPECNGIGKKMGVVADSFLDMSKSLNEGAVQVPVFATWEKSSYASSGFFDNDKKLCDFTDEEMNLLLYGKDLKYKLQVGGGTMNATYLGVIEKFEKAYIKRDIKTLSERTQKTVAPYIALKPCPSCHGARLSQAALGCKIDGRNIAEMSAMEVSELVSLIRKIKDPLAASMVATLSERLQHLVDIGLEYLSLDRETTTLSGGESQRVKMVKHLSSSLIDVMYIFDEPSVGLHPRDVHRLNALLGKLRDKGNTVIVVEHDPDVIKVADHIVDVGPHAGSKGGNIVFEGSFAELVKSDTLTGRHVKQSLPLKEKSRKHSGKLSVKNANINNLHNVSVDIPTGVLTVVTGVAGSGKSSLINHVFLKQHPKAIVIDQSAVGTSTRSNPATYTGVMDDVRKAFAKENAVSASLFSFNSQGACPNCQGLGVIYTDLAFLDGIKTPCEICEGKRFKEEVLAYKLDGKSISDILEMTVSQALDYFTQKEILHKLQAMSDVGIDYLTLGQPLSTLSGGECQRIKLASELHKSGSVYVLDEPTTGLHMSDITHLLSIMNRLVDAGNTMIVIEHNLDVIKNADWIIDMGPDGGTKGGKVVFEGTPLALLGAEGSITSSYLKAASGM comes from the coding sequence ATGTCCCAGGAATTTATTGAAATCCGCGGTGCCCGTGAAAACAATCTCAAAAATGTATCATTGCGCATTCCCAAGCGCAAAATTACAATTTTCACCGGCGTTTCCGGCTCCGGAAAATCTTCTATCGTTTTTGACACCATAGCCACCGAGGCGCAACGCCAGCTGAATGAAAATTTCAGCATGTTTATCCGGAATTTTCTGCCAAAGTATGCGCAGCCTCATGCCGATGCCATCGAAAACCTCAGTATGGCCATTGTGGTGGACCAGAGAAGGTTGGGAGGGAATTCGCACTCTACATTGGGCACGATCACGGATATTTCGCCGGTTTTGCGGCTTTTATTTTCAAGGATCGGGCATCCGCATATTGGGAATTCCAATGCGTTCTCATTCAATGATCCACAGGGAATGTGCCCGGAATGCAATGGTATAGGGAAGAAAATGGGCGTCGTGGCGGATTCATTCCTGGATATGTCCAAGTCACTGAATGAGGGAGCTGTCCAGGTTCCGGTGTTCGCAACCTGGGAAAAAAGCAGCTATGCCAGCTCAGGATTTTTTGATAATGACAAAAAGCTCTGTGATTTCACCGACGAAGAAATGAATCTGCTGCTTTACGGCAAAGACCTTAAATACAAGCTCCAGGTCGGTGGCGGAACCATGAATGCAACCTATCTCGGTGTTATTGAAAAATTTGAAAAAGCATACATTAAGAGGGATATTAAGACATTATCGGAAAGGACGCAGAAAACGGTAGCGCCTTACATTGCCCTGAAACCTTGTCCGTCCTGCCATGGTGCCCGGCTGAGCCAGGCAGCATTAGGCTGTAAGATTGATGGCAGGAATATAGCGGAAATGTCTGCTATGGAAGTTTCGGAACTGGTGTCGTTGATCAGGAAAATAAAAGATCCCCTGGCTGCGTCTATGGTGGCAACGTTATCCGAGAGATTGCAGCATTTGGTGGACATTGGACTCGAATATCTCAGCCTCGACCGGGAAACAACCACATTGTCGGGAGGCGAATCGCAGCGCGTTAAAATGGTCAAGCACCTGAGCAGCAGCCTCATTGACGTGATGTATATTTTTGACGAGCCAAGTGTGGGTTTACATCCCAGAGATGTGCACCGGCTCAATGCACTGCTCGGAAAGCTGCGCGACAAGGGTAACACGGTGATTGTGGTAGAGCACGATCCGGACGTGATTAAAGTGGCAGATCATATCGTCGATGTGGGCCCGCACGCGGGAAGCAAAGGCGGAAACATTGTCTTTGAAGGGAGCTTTGCCGAACTGGTCAAATCGGATACGCTTACCGGCCGCCACGTCAAACAATCATTACCGTTGAAAGAAAAATCACGGAAGCATTCGGGCAAGCTTTCGGTAAAAAATGCAAATATCAATAACCTGCACAATGTGAGCGTAGACATTCCCACCGGCGTGCTGACCGTAGTAACGGGCGTTGCGGGTTCAGGAAAAAGCTCGTTGATTAATCATGTATTTTTGAAACAACATCCGAAGGCGATCGTCATTGACCAGTCGGCCGTTGGCACATCTACACGTTCGAACCCAGCGACTTATACGGGTGTGATGGATGATGTGCGCAAGGCGTTTGCGAAGGAAAACGCCGTTAGCGCGTCTTTATTCAGTTTCAATTCGCAGGGTGCTTGTCCAAATTGCCAGGGGCTTGGGGTAATCTACACGGATCTTGCTTTTCTGGACGGCATTAAAACACCTTGTGAAATTTGCGAAGGGAAGCGTTTTAAGGAAGAGGTTTTGGCTTACAAGTTGGACGGTAAATCGATTTCAGATATTTTAGAAATGACCGTCTCGCAAGCACTGGACTATTTTACCCAAAAAGAGATCCTGCATAAATTGCAGGCCATGAGCGATGTAGGAATTGATTATCTAACCCTCGGTCAGCCGCTGAGCACATTGTCGGGAGGCGAATGTCAACGCATTAAGCTTGCGAGCGAATTGCACAAAAGTGGCAGTGTATATGTCCTGGATGAGCCTACGACCGGGCTGCATATGTCTGATATTACGCATTTGCTGTCTATCATGAACCGCCTGGTGGATGCCGGGAACACGATGATCGTAATTGAGCATAACCTGGATGTGATCAAAAATGCAGATTGGATCATTGATATGGGCCCGGATGGAGGCACGAAAGGAGGAAAGGTCGTTTTTGAGGGCACACCTCTGGCGCTGCTGGGCGCCGAAGGATCCATTACGAGCTCGTATCTTAAAGCTGCAAGTGGCATGTAG
- a CDS encoding DUF4249 domain-containing protein — MKLTKFIFGIVLLTVIISACETPLTNIPPSKLPQTESKLVVNSMISPQLPYINVVVTESIPLFSQTDATERRIDNATVRISDGVNEMVVPYDKENKLYSIPQSKFPIKESKTYYLSVSDKTRSVSAQCTVPGKKPVIKSYEFDTMLVDNPYMQDTVLTLRMSWQDIPGDTNYYKVDAGIDLEYAVGIKTDNNEIREKMLRDHFHFYWQGQEGRSEFISDKHLDGSIMNSLLGKFNYFNPTQLTMADNKNVTIYPKTKVLGVLLEVFNVDVNYYKYQRSIEIKSNSDSPLAEPAPLYSNVKAGLGCFSAYNAAQVKVSFPNK, encoded by the coding sequence ATGAAACTTACAAAATTCATTTTCGGCATAGTGCTGCTGACCGTTATAATTTCTGCTTGCGAAACTCCTTTAACCAACATCCCGCCTTCTAAGCTCCCGCAGACGGAATCTAAACTGGTTGTGAACTCAATGATCTCGCCCCAGTTGCCCTATATCAATGTGGTGGTTACAGAATCTATCCCATTATTTTCACAAACTGACGCAACCGAAAGACGTATAGATAATGCCACCGTCCGGATCTCGGACGGTGTGAATGAAATGGTTGTTCCTTATGACAAGGAGAATAAACTTTACAGCATTCCACAGTCTAAATTCCCCATCAAGGAGTCAAAAACGTATTATTTATCTGTGTCCGACAAGACCAGAAGCGTTTCGGCACAATGTACGGTTCCCGGCAAGAAGCCGGTGATTAAATCTTATGAGTTTGACACCATGCTGGTCGACAATCCATACATGCAGGATACGGTCTTGACGTTGCGGATGAGCTGGCAGGACATTCCTGGAGACACGAATTATTACAAAGTCGATGCAGGCATTGATTTGGAATATGCTGTTGGAATAAAGACAGACAATAATGAAATCCGGGAGAAGATGCTTAGAGATCATTTCCATTTTTACTGGCAAGGCCAGGAGGGAAGAAGTGAGTTCATCAGTGACAAACACCTCGATGGCAGTATCATGAACTCGCTGCTTGGAAAATTTAACTATTTCAATCCAACGCAGTTAACGATGGCTGATAACAAAAATGTCACTATTTATCCCAAAACTAAGGTTCTGGGAGTATTGCTGGAAGTTTTTAATGTGGATGTAAATTATTACAAATACCAGCGATCAATTGAAATCAAGAGCAATTCAGACAGCCCGCTTGCAGAACCTGCACCGCTTTACTCGAATGTTAAAGCCGGGCTAGGGTGTTTTTCTGCGTATAATGCGGCACAAGTAAAGGTTTCTTTTCCTAATAAATGA
- a CDS encoding TonB-dependent receptor encodes MRINIIIALCMASMSVFGQKRITISGFVKEKGSQELVTGANVYIQGSSSGAVTNNYAFYSLTVPAADSVTIAYSLVGYETAWRTIGARQDTELNVSLSSIRQLDEVTISARKQEDNVSGSAQMSVLEIPIEQIKKIPSLLGEKDVLRGLQLMPGVQKGTEGQTGLYVRGGGPDQNLIILDDAVVYNASHLFGFFSVFNSDAIKRVELTKGGFPARYGGRLSSVVEMDMKEGSKEKLHGEGGIGLIASRLTLEGPLSKGKSSFLISGRRTYIDVLAAPVLAFTAKREGENGFRPGYYFYDLNAKINYDLGSKNKLFVSGYLGQDKFSIKEEHGTFKMKAGLDWGNATGTMRWNHVFNRKLFANTAFVFTSFNFTTTSYFREAVGQGDATSESRLRYDSRIQDLSLKSDFDFYPNASHAIKFGVQATRHKSTPSALALSGTYSEDDIDPNEEPVYSLEGGAYFEDTWQPFEVLKMNLGFRLSYFKSDKKQYINPEPRFSAALRLAPDFSAKASYARMNQYVHLLSNTGLGLPTDLWVTSTDRIAPQQSSQVAFGFANDLQDRGLTVTLEGFYKDMKRILSYREGASFLGISGENANDVDWQDNVTSGKGWSYGSEFLVQKKSGKLSGWVGYTLSWIYWKFPELNNGQTFHPRYDRRHDLSVVGIYEFNKRITMSASWVYGTGNALTVPAAAFYPVSDKFFSRFDPKENMLNSHYKEFGASEFPAKNNFRAEAFHRMDLSIQFHKKKKRHERTWEFSVYNAYNRKNPFFYDRSEEKLDNGEWKTVLKKYSLFPVLPSFSYNFKF; translated from the coding sequence ATGAGAATAAACATCATAATTGCCTTATGCATGGCTTCAATGTCGGTTTTTGGGCAAAAACGTATAACCATCAGCGGTTTTGTGAAAGAAAAGGGAAGCCAGGAGTTGGTGACCGGTGCAAACGTTTACATTCAGGGCTCCTCCAGTGGAGCAGTGACGAACAATTACGCATTTTATTCTCTGACCGTCCCCGCTGCTGATTCGGTGACCATTGCTTATTCGCTGGTGGGTTACGAGACCGCATGGCGTACGATTGGGGCACGGCAGGATACCGAACTTAACGTCAGTTTATCTTCCATACGTCAATTGGATGAAGTAACTATATCTGCCCGCAAGCAGGAGGATAATGTCAGCGGCTCGGCGCAGATGAGCGTGCTCGAAATCCCGATTGAACAGATCAAAAAAATTCCTTCGCTCCTGGGTGAGAAGGATGTATTGCGGGGATTACAACTCATGCCTGGTGTGCAAAAAGGCACCGAGGGACAGACCGGATTATATGTGCGCGGCGGCGGCCCCGATCAAAACCTGATTATTTTGGACGATGCGGTGGTTTACAATGCCAGTCATTTGTTCGGGTTCTTTTCGGTGTTCAATAGCGACGCCATCAAGCGTGTGGAATTGACAAAAGGCGGCTTTCCTGCGCGTTATGGCGGGCGGCTTTCTTCGGTTGTGGAAATGGACATGAAAGAAGGAAGTAAAGAAAAACTGCATGGCGAGGGAGGAATCGGGCTAATAGCTTCAAGGCTGACTTTGGAAGGGCCGCTATCAAAAGGCAAATCCTCGTTTTTGATCTCCGGACGACGGACTTATATCGACGTGCTGGCTGCTCCGGTCTTGGCATTCACGGCGAAGAGAGAAGGAGAAAATGGGTTCCGGCCGGGCTACTATTTCTACGATTTGAATGCCAAGATCAATTACGACCTTGGCTCAAAAAACAAGCTTTTTGTCAGCGGCTATCTGGGACAAGATAAATTTTCTATCAAAGAAGAGCATGGGACATTTAAAATGAAAGCCGGCCTGGATTGGGGGAATGCAACGGGCACTATGCGCTGGAACCACGTTTTCAACCGTAAGCTTTTTGCAAATACGGCCTTCGTTTTTACCAGTTTCAACTTTACCACAACAAGTTATTTCAGGGAAGCCGTTGGTCAGGGAGATGCTACAAGCGAGTCGCGGCTGCGTTATGATTCCCGAATTCAGGATTTAAGTCTTAAAAGTGATTTTGATTTTTATCCCAATGCGTCGCATGCTATCAAGTTTGGCGTGCAGGCCACGCGCCACAAATCCACTCCTTCTGCTTTGGCCCTTTCCGGTACATATAGTGAGGACGACATTGATCCTAATGAAGAGCCGGTTTATTCCTTGGAAGGCGGGGCTTACTTTGAAGACACCTGGCAGCCTTTTGAAGTATTGAAAATGAATCTGGGCTTTCGGTTGAGTTATTTCAAGTCAGACAAAAAACAATACATCAATCCCGAGCCGCGTTTTTCGGCAGCATTAAGGCTGGCGCCTGACTTTTCTGCAAAGGCTTCCTATGCGCGAATGAATCAATATGTTCATTTATTGTCGAACACCGGCCTGGGCTTACCGACCGATTTATGGGTAACCAGCACGGACCGCATTGCGCCGCAGCAATCGAGCCAGGTGGCATTCGGGTTTGCGAATGATTTGCAGGACAGAGGCTTAACTGTCACATTGGAAGGATTTTACAAGGATATGAAACGAATTCTCAGTTACCGCGAAGGAGCCAGTTTTCTTGGAATAAGCGGAGAAAATGCAAATGATGTAGACTGGCAGGATAATGTTACATCAGGAAAAGGCTGGTCCTATGGTTCTGAATTCCTGGTCCAGAAAAAGAGCGGCAAGCTTTCCGGCTGGGTAGGCTATACATTATCCTGGATTTACTGGAAATTCCCGGAACTGAACAATGGGCAGACATTCCATCCGCGCTATGACCGGCGGCATGACCTGTCTGTTGTGGGTATTTATGAGTTCAATAAGCGCATTACTATGTCTGCCAGCTGGGTTTATGGAACCGGAAATGCGCTTACGGTGCCTGCTGCCGCTTTTTATCCTGTTAGTGATAAATTTTTTAGCAGGTTTGACCCGAAAGAAAATATGCTGAACAGCCATTACAAAGAATTCGGGGCTTCTGAATTTCCGGCCAAAAACAATTTTCGCGCAGAAGCATTTCACCGGATGGATCTTTCAATTCAGTTTCATAAAAAAAAGAAACGCCACGAACGAACCTGGGAGTTCAGCGTTTATAATGCCTACAATCGAAAAAATCCGTTTTTCTACGATCGCTCGGAAGAAAAGCTGGATAATGGCGAATGGAAAACGGTGCTAAAAAAATACTCCCTGTTTCCCGTATTGCCCTCATTCAGTTACAACTTTAAATTTTAG
- a CDS encoding glycoside hydrolase family 15 protein, whose amino-acid sequence MPKKNPEHARIEDYGLIGNLKTVALVSVEGSIDFMCYPAFDSPTVFAKLLDNKSGGSFAIFPQMDGYNTKQLYLPATAVLLTRFFSEEGIAEVTDYMPVDDRMDKSNAIVRQVKTVRGNITFRAKCAPAFNYANASHTCEMRDAGVYFNANDADGTVMRLIADVPLQIKQNTGYAEFTLEQGKTAYLVLECGKTQVEDENPIEDYKKNTYQDTVDFWRKWSKKSSYKGRWTGTVNRSAITLKLLTSREQGSMVAAPTFSLPELIGGGRNWDYRFMWIRDAAFTMYAFLRLGYTDEATAFLEWIHDRCQEDKLYLMYTIDGGHDMTEQALEHLSGYQNSKPVRIGNGAQDQYQLDIYGELIDTIYIYNKQHSAITFEFWETIVKQVNVVIKQWKTADHGIWEIRNTEKHFLHSRLMCWVAMDRAIKIGQHRSFPFPENDWKKVRDDIYTDIYDNFWNDEIGAWVQHKGAKSVDASVLLMSLMHFIAPREPRWLSTLKVVEEQLGVDVLLYRYKNGETSFDGLEGEEGTFNMCSFWYIESLAKSGEVAKALDSFEKMIGYANHLGLFSEQIGHKAEHLGNFPQAFTHLALISAALEIDKQMDRQ is encoded by the coding sequence ATGCCCAAAAAGAACCCTGAACACGCCCGGATTGAGGATTATGGGCTAATTGGAAACCTCAAAACCGTTGCCCTTGTTTCCGTGGAAGGCTCAATCGATTTTATGTGTTATCCCGCTTTCGATTCGCCGACTGTTTTTGCAAAACTACTGGACAACAAAAGTGGCGGCAGTTTTGCCATTTTTCCGCAAATGGACGGATACAACACCAAGCAGCTTTACCTGCCGGCCACAGCAGTGCTGCTCACCCGATTTTTCTCAGAAGAGGGCATAGCCGAAGTCACCGACTACATGCCGGTCGATGACCGGATGGATAAATCAAATGCGATTGTGCGGCAGGTGAAAACGGTTCGGGGGAATATCACTTTCCGGGCGAAGTGTGCGCCTGCTTTTAACTACGCCAATGCTTCGCATACGTGTGAGATGCGTGACGCAGGGGTGTATTTCAATGCAAATGATGCGGATGGGACAGTGATGCGCCTGATCGCAGATGTCCCTTTGCAGATCAAGCAAAACACTGGTTACGCCGAGTTTACGCTTGAACAGGGTAAAACTGCTTACCTGGTGCTGGAATGCGGCAAAACGCAGGTCGAAGACGAAAACCCGATTGAAGATTATAAGAAAAATACTTACCAGGATACGGTCGACTTCTGGCGGAAATGGTCCAAAAAATCCAGTTACAAAGGTCGCTGGACCGGCACTGTGAACCGCTCGGCGATTACACTCAAATTGCTCACTTCCCGCGAGCAGGGTTCCATGGTGGCGGCCCCGACATTCAGTTTGCCGGAGTTGATCGGTGGCGGGCGCAACTGGGATTACCGTTTCATGTGGATCAGGGACGCGGCTTTCACGATGTACGCATTCCTCCGGCTCGGTTATACAGATGAGGCCACGGCATTTCTGGAATGGATCCACGATCGCTGCCAGGAAGACAAGCTTTACCTCATGTACACAATCGATGGCGGGCATGATATGACGGAACAAGCGCTTGAACATTTGAGCGGTTATCAGAATTCAAAACCCGTAAGGATCGGCAATGGGGCGCAGGACCAGTATCAGCTCGATATTTACGGTGAGCTGATCGACACCATTTACATTTATAATAAGCAGCATTCCGCGATCACTTTTGAGTTCTGGGAAACCATTGTGAAACAGGTTAATGTGGTTATCAAACAGTGGAAAACGGCCGATCACGGAATTTGGGAGATACGCAATACCGAAAAGCACTTTCTGCACAGCCGGCTTATGTGCTGGGTGGCGATGGACCGCGCAATCAAAATTGGCCAGCACCGCTCCTTCCCTTTCCCGGAAAATGACTGGAAAAAGGTGCGCGACGATATTTATACAGACATTTATGACAATTTCTGGAACGACGAAATCGGGGCCTGGGTGCAGCACAAAGGCGCAAAAAGTGTTGACGCCAGTGTGTTACTCATGTCGCTGATGCATTTTATCGCACCCCGCGAACCGCGCTGGCTGTCCACATTGAAAGTCGTGGAAGAACAATTGGGTGTGGACGTCCTTTTGTACCGTTATAAAAACGGCGAAACGTCATTCGACGGCCTGGAAGGGGAAGAAGGCACATTCAATATGTGCTCGTTCTGGTATATAGAGTCCCTTGCCAAAAGTGGAGAAGTAGCCAAAGCGCTGGATAGTTTTGAAAAAATGATAGGATATGCCAACCACCTGGGCCTGTTTAGCGAGCAGATCGGACACAAGGCCGAGCACCTGGGAAATTTCCCGCAGGCATTTACACATTTGGCTTTAATCAGTGCGGCGTTAGAGATTGATAAGCAGATGGACCGACAGTAA
- a CDS encoding NYN domain-containing protein, producing the protein MSETKFNIAVLIDGDNAQAKLMKETLEEVSKYGKATIRRIYGDWTTSQMNSWKDIVNQHSISPIQKFSYTTGKNSTDSSLIIDAMDILHSKSVEGFCIVSSDSDYTGLAKRIREEGLFVMGIGRKNTPIAFVNSCEIFTFSENLVAELETNVEEPEPLKVDVTPKEIVKKEPKKPETKHKFPKIDMNIIDRAFEISANEEEEAFISKIGTSLRKIDPSFDSRTYGFKTLTSLFKSLAKYKIVKNDVNGLNHPLVRLK; encoded by the coding sequence ATGAGTGAAACCAAATTCAACATTGCCGTATTGATCGACGGGGACAATGCGCAGGCCAAATTGATGAAGGAAACATTGGAAGAAGTTTCCAAATACGGAAAAGCGACCATCCGACGCATATATGGCGACTGGACCACGTCTCAAATGAACAGCTGGAAGGACATTGTGAACCAGCATTCGATCAGTCCGATCCAGAAATTTTCTTACACGACAGGCAAAAACTCCACCGACAGTTCGCTCATTATTGATGCCATGGACATTCTGCACAGCAAAAGTGTGGAAGGATTTTGCATTGTGTCGAGCGACAGCGATTACACCGGGCTTGCCAAAAGAATCCGCGAAGAAGGGCTTTTCGTGATGGGAATCGGGCGGAAAAATACACCCATTGCATTCGTAAATTCCTGCGAGATCTTCACATTCAGCGAAAACCTCGTGGCCGAGCTGGAAACGAATGTTGAGGAACCTGAGCCGCTGAAAGTGGATGTTACCCCAAAGGAAATTGTAAAAAAGGAGCCAAAAAAGCCGGAAACCAAACACAAGTTCCCAAAGATCGACATGAACATTATCGATAGGGCATTCGAGATTTCGGCCAATGAGGAAGAAGAAGCATTCATTTCCAAAATCGGCACCTCACTTCGAAAAATCGACCCCAGCTTCGACTCCCGCACCTACGGATTCAAGACATTGACCTCACTATTTAAAAGTCTGGCGAAATATAAAATCGTCAAAAATGATGTAAACGGCCTGAACCACCCGCTGGTAAGGTTGAAATGA